In a single window of the Prinia subflava isolate CZ2003 ecotype Zambia chromosome 3, Cam_Psub_1.2, whole genome shotgun sequence genome:
- the LOC134548921 gene encoding taste receptor type 2 member 40-like, whose amino-acid sequence MLPPFALLCLSMAIVEAMAGTLGAGIILAASSLSCMRSKTWPPYDMIMILLSSFRFISQSWATLDFLMTMFSEPFSYIEKVFIPATIIFMVLNYSSLWFGAWLSVFYCIKVASFTEPFFIWLKQRIARLVPWMLLTSWLCSITAAIPFALHVYRVYNNFTAPSSLTNSSAMRTTRKDSLDVLIFLSNASIGMPLILSVVSSVLLVRSLWIHTRRMQNNASGFRDPSLQAHMKAIKAVCSFLILYIVYFICVLLLLFSGFSPFSSEELICIVLITACPTGHTLVLIWSNPKFQELPARIWHHINCHVRTASM is encoded by the coding sequence ATGCTGCCACCTTTTGCTCTCCTTTGTCTATCTATGGCTATCGTTGAAGCCATGGCAGGAACTCTAGGAGCTGGAATTATCTTGGCTGCCAGTTCATTGAGCTGCATGAGGAGCAAAACATGGCCCCCATATGATATGATCATGATCTTGCTGAGTTCATTTAGATTCATCTCACAGTCATGGGCTACACTGGATTTCTTGATGACTATGTTTTCTGAACCCTTCTCTTATATAGAAAAAGTGTTCATACCTGCCACGATAATTTTTATGGTCCTGAACTACTCCAGCCTCTGGTTTGGAGCATGGCTTAGTGTCTTCTATTGCATCAAGGTTGCCAGTTTTACAGAGCCTTTCTTCATCTGGTTGAAGCAAAGAATTGCCAGGCTGGTGCCCTGGATGCTGCTCACATCATGGCTCTGCTCCATCACAGCTGCAATTCCCTTTGCCTTGCATGTCTACAGGGTGTACAACAACTTCACTGCTCCTTCATCCCTGACAAACTCTTCAGCAATGAGAACCACAAGGAAAGACAGTTTGGATgtattaatttttctctctaatGCCAGTATAGGCATGCCTTTAATCCTGTCTGTTGTTTCAAGTGTCCTGCTGGTTCGGTCTCTGTGGATACACACCAGACGGATGCAAAATAATGCAAGCGGCTTCAGGGATCCCAGCTTACAGGCACATATGAAAGCCATCAAGGCAGTCTGTTCCTTCCTCATCCTTTACattgtatattttatttgtgtgcTTCTCCTCTTATTCTCTGGTTTTTCACCTTTCAGCAGTGAAGAATTGATCTGTATAGTTTTAATCACTGCATGTCCTACAGGACACACGTTGGTTTTAATTTGGAGCAATCCAAAATTTCAAGAGCTGCCAGCTAGGATTTGGCACCACATTAACTGTCATGTCAGAACTGCATCCATGTAA
- the LOC134548923 gene encoding taste receptor type 2 member 40-like, with protein sequence MLPPFALLCLSMAIIEAMAGTLGAGIILAASSLSCMGSKTWPPYDLIMVSLSSSRFILQSWTTLDLFFNYLQECSDCEENIFVVFRPIYMALNCSGLWFGAWLSVFYCVKVASFTEPFFIWLKQRIARLVPWMLLTSWLCSITATIPLVWNAYRVHNNFTAPSSLTNSSAMRTTRKDSLTLLIYLGNASTALPLILSVVSSVLLVRSLWIHTRQMQNNASGFRDPSLQAHMKAIKAVCSFLILYIVYFICVLLILFSGFSLFSSEELICIVLITACPTGHTLVLIWSNPKFQELPAKIWHHVTCHVRTASM encoded by the coding sequence ATGCTGCCACCTTTTGCTCTCCTTTGTCTATCTATGGCTATCATTGAAGCCATGGCAGGAACTCTAGGAGCTGGAATTATCTTGGCTGCCAGTTCATTGAGCTGCATGGGGAGCAAAACATGGCCCCCATATGATTTGATCATGGTCTCACTGAGTTCATCTAGATTCATTTTGCAATCATGGACTACACTGGATTTGTTCTTTAATTATTTGCAAGAGTGCTCTGATTGTGAAGAGAATATATTTGTAGTTTTCAGACCAATCTATATGGCTCTAAACTGCTCTGGTCTCTGGTTTGGAGCATGGCTTAGTGTCTTCTATTGTGTCAAGGTTGCCAGTTTTACAGAGCCTTTCTTCATCTGGTTGAAGCAAAGAATTGCCAGGCTGGTGCCCTGGATGCTGCTCACATCGTGGCTCTGCTCCATCACAGCCACAATTCCCCTTGTCTGGAATGCCTACAGGGTGCACAACAACTTCACTGCTCCTTCATCCCTGACAAACTCTTCAGCAATGAGAACCACAAGGAAAGACAGTTTGACTTTACTGATTTATCTTGGTAATGCAAGCACAGCTTTGCCTTTAATCCTGTCTGTTGTTTCAAGTGTCCTGCTGGTTCGGTCTCTGTGGATACACACCAGACAGATGCAAAATAATGCAAGCGGCTTCAGGGATCCCAGCCTACAGGCACATATGAAAGCCATCAAGGCAGTCTGTTCCTTCCTCATCCTTTACattgtatattttatttgtgtgcTTCTCATCTTATTCTCTGGTTTTTCACTTTTCAGCAGTGAAGAATTGATCTGTATAGTTTTAATCACTGCATGTCCTACAGGACACACGTTGGTTTTAATTTGGAGCAATCCAAAATTTCAAGAGCTGCCAGCTAAGATTTGGCACCATGTTACCTGTCATGTCAGAACTGCATCCATGTAA
- the LOC134548922 gene encoding taste receptor type 2 member 40-like, which produces MLPPFALLCLSIAIIESMAGILGAGIILAVSSLSCMGSKTWPPYDLIMVSLSSSRFILQSWTTLDLFFDILQECSDCEENIFVVFRPIYMALNCSGLWFGAWLSVFYCVKVASFTEPFFIWLKQRIARLVPWMLLTSWLCCITISIPFALHVYRVHNNFTAPSSLTNSSTMRTSGKDSLTLLIYLGNASTALPLILSVVSSVLLVRSLWIHTRQMQNNASGFRDPSLQAHMKAIKAVCSFLILYIIYFISLILLLSCDFLPLSDAESICEVLLDACPTGHTLVLIWSNPKFQELPARILHHINFHVRTASM; this is translated from the coding sequence ATGCTGCCACCTTTTGCTCTCCTTTGTCTTTCAATTGCTATCATTGAATCCATGGCAGGAATTCTAGGAGCTGGAATTATCTTGGCTGTCAGTTCATTGAGCTGCATGGGGAGCAAAACATGGCCCCCATATGATTTGATCATGGTCTCACTGAGTTCATCTAGATTCATTTTGCAATCATGGACTACACTGGATTTGTTCTTTGATATTTTGCAAGAATGCTCTGATTGTGAAGAGAATATATTTGTAGTTTTCAGACCAATCTATATGGCTCTAAACTGCTCTGGTCTCTGGTTTGGAGCATGGCTTAGTGTCTTCTATTGTGTCAAGGTTGCCAGTTTTACAGAGCCTTTCTTCATCTGGCTGAAGCAAAGAATTGCCAGGCTGGTGCCCTGGATGCTGCTCACATCGTGGCTCTGCTGCATCACAATCTCAATTCCCTTCGCCTTGCATGTCTACAGGGTGCACAACAACTTCACTGCTCCTTCATCCCTGACAAACTCTTCAACAATGAGAACCTCAGGGAAAGACAGTTTGACTTTACTGATTTATCTTGGTAATGCAAGTACAGCTTTGCCTTTAATCCTGTCTGTTGTTTCAAGTGTGCTGCTGGTTCGGTCTCTGTGGATACACACCAGACAGATGCAAAATAATGCAAGTGGCTTCAGGGATCCCAGCTTACAGGCACATATGAAAGCCATCAAGGCAGTCTGTTCCTTCCTCATCCTTtacattatatattttattagttTGATCCTGCTCTTATCCTGTGATTTTTTGCCTCTAAGTGATGCGGAATCTATCTGTGAAGTTCTATTAGATGCCTGTCCTACAGGACACACATTGGTCTTAATTTGGAGCAATCCAAAATTTCAAGAGCTGCCGGCTAGGATTTTACACCACATTAATTTTCATGTCAGAACTGCATCCATGTAA